The following proteins are co-located in the Flavobacterium sp. CECT 9288 genome:
- a CDS encoding RNA polymerase sigma factor, with protein sequence MEINNQIEKAKQGDQVAFTFLLNHYWNEVYGFMLKRTENETTAEDITIETFSKAFDKLTTYNTEFQFNTWLIAIAKNVHIDLLRKKKLSLFVEITEDENHQAYNIADTTPSAEDVLITEQNLSRLLQCIKELKPHYQEVIQLRYFQEMSYQEIALKMNEPLSNVKIKLLRAKKLLAEIIQKK encoded by the coding sequence GTGGAAATAAACAATCAAATAGAAAAAGCAAAACAAGGTGATCAAGTTGCCTTTACTTTTCTATTGAATCACTACTGGAATGAGGTATATGGGTTCATGCTAAAAAGAACCGAAAATGAAACTACAGCCGAGGACATTACCATTGAAACATTTTCTAAAGCATTTGACAAATTAACCACTTACAATACTGAATTTCAATTCAATACTTGGTTAATAGCTATTGCAAAAAATGTGCATATTGATTTATTAAGAAAGAAAAAACTAAGTCTTTTTGTTGAAATTACAGAAGACGAAAATCATCAAGCATACAATATTGCTGACACTACTCCGTCTGCTGAGGATGTATTGATCACTGAACAAAACTTATCCCGTTTATTACAATGCATTAAAGAATTAAAACCTCATTACCAAGAGGTGATTCAGCTGCGTTATTTTCAAGAAATGAGCTATCAAGAAATAGCTTTAAAAATGAATGAACCGCTAAGTAATGTAAAAATTAAACTTTTACGTGCCAAGAAGTTACTAGCCGAAATAATTCAGAAAAAATAA